A DNA window from Cryptosporangium phraense contains the following coding sequences:
- a CDS encoding transposase, with the protein MDRWPGQKLYLIVDDFSPHKHPGVTTWTADNDVELVFLPTYASWLNWIEAHFAALR; encoded by the coding sequence GTGGACCGCTGGCCCGGGCAGAAGCTCTACCTCATCGTGGACGACTTCTCCCCGCACAAGCATCCCGGGGTCACCACCTGGACCGCGGACAACGACGTGGAGCTGGTGTTCCTCCCGACGTATGCGTCCTGGCTGAACTGGATCGAGGCGCACTTCGCCGCGCTGCGCTAA
- a CDS encoding MFS transporter — protein sequence MQIGSGVAGRELGRPFTRFWHSYTVSAAGSALGAGALPLVAIVVLQAGPLQVSLLAVVGLVASALLSLPLGAVIERGEKRRALIVADVVQFLALFSVPLVAVVDRLTYLHLCVVAATVTTCSIASAAAGSAFVKAVVVAESRVVANARLDSVNWTTSAVGPPIGGALIGVVGPTVTLLADGRSFLVSALLLRRVPRTRPDAPPSSDPSAGFNRRLWAGWRLILGHRGLRRLYLNALLFGGAYLWTVPLVAVLVLSDLSASAFQYGLLLGIPSVGGLVGALLVPRIASKLGRRRCLLIFGAGRTVGLIPLPFLGEGTGALNVLGVSQFVLLVAAGAFNPLFATYRMTVTPDELMARVGTAWSASSRGFQPICIAVGGLLAGSLSLRWSLGVAAGLCLLSVLFLPWTTDGTRAQGTAARSKPDSIANGGEN from the coding sequence GTGCAGATCGGCAGCGGGGTGGCTGGCCGAGAACTCGGGCGCCCTTTCACTCGGTTCTGGCATTCCTACACGGTCAGCGCGGCTGGGTCAGCGCTTGGTGCGGGTGCTCTTCCGCTCGTCGCGATCGTGGTGCTGCAAGCCGGTCCGCTGCAGGTGTCGCTGCTGGCGGTGGTCGGTTTGGTCGCCAGCGCGCTGCTCTCGTTGCCGCTGGGCGCGGTGATCGAGCGTGGAGAGAAACGCAGGGCGCTCATCGTCGCCGACGTCGTGCAGTTCCTCGCCTTGTTCTCGGTGCCGCTCGTTGCGGTGGTCGACCGGCTCACCTATCTGCATCTGTGCGTGGTGGCGGCGACGGTGACTACTTGCTCGATCGCGTCAGCCGCGGCCGGGTCGGCGTTCGTCAAGGCGGTGGTGGTGGCGGAGTCGCGGGTGGTGGCGAACGCGCGGCTGGACTCGGTGAACTGGACGACGTCGGCGGTCGGTCCACCGATCGGGGGCGCGCTGATCGGCGTCGTCGGCCCGACCGTCACGCTCCTGGCCGATGGGCGCAGCTTCCTGGTCTCCGCGCTGTTGCTCCGGCGCGTTCCGCGGACACGGCCGGACGCTCCACCGAGCAGCGATCCCTCTGCGGGTTTCAATCGGCGGCTGTGGGCCGGGTGGCGGCTGATCCTGGGGCACCGGGGTTTGCGGCGGCTGTATCTCAACGCGCTGCTCTTCGGCGGCGCGTACCTGTGGACCGTGCCGCTCGTCGCGGTGCTGGTCCTGTCCGACCTGAGCGCGTCGGCGTTCCAGTACGGGCTCCTGCTCGGGATACCCAGCGTCGGTGGATTGGTCGGGGCGCTGCTCGTGCCACGGATCGCGTCGAAGCTCGGGCGGCGGCGCTGTCTGCTGATCTTCGGCGCCGGCCGGACGGTCGGGCTAATTCCGTTGCCCTTCCTCGGCGAGGGCACCGGAGCGCTGAACGTCTTGGGCGTGTCCCAGTTCGTGCTGCTGGTCGCGGCCGGCGCGTTCAACCCGCTCTTCGCCACCTACCGGATGACCGTGACGCCGGACGAGCTGATGGCGCGCGTGGGGACCGCGTGGTCGGCCAGCTCCCGCGGGTTCCAGCCGATCTGCATCGCGGTCGGAGGCCTGCTCGCCGGCTCGCTCTCCCTGCGCTGGTCCCTGGGCGTCGCCGCGGGGCTGTGCCTCCTCAGCGTGCTGTTCCTCCCGTGGACGACTGACGGCACGAGAGCTCAGGGCACGGCGGCGCGGTCGAAGCCCGACTCCATCGCGAATGGCGGAGAGAATTGA
- the folE gene encoding GTP cyclohydrolase I — translation MLNSPDEASGIVSRGAAGRVALVGERPHHEEAAACAAGMLTALDVDLDDEHRRDTPARLARALAEMLTPPAFDPTTFDNADGYDELVVVEAIPFHSLCEHHVLPFVGTATIAYLPDQHIAGLSKLAWVVQLFARCLQVQERMTGQIADWLVENLRPRGAAVLLRAEHLCMSLRGARALGAVTTTSACRGALAEDRPRRREWLELVATLPR, via the coding sequence ATGCTGAACTCCCCGGACGAGGCGAGCGGGATCGTGTCTCGCGGCGCAGCTGGCCGTGTCGCGCTGGTCGGCGAACGGCCACACCACGAAGAGGCCGCGGCCTGTGCCGCCGGCATGCTCACGGCGCTTGACGTGGACCTGGACGACGAGCACCGCCGCGACACGCCGGCCCGCCTGGCCCGCGCATTGGCCGAGATGCTCACGCCGCCGGCGTTCGACCCCACGACCTTTGACAACGCCGATGGCTACGACGAGCTCGTGGTGGTCGAGGCCATCCCGTTCCACAGTCTGTGCGAGCACCATGTGCTGCCGTTCGTCGGCACCGCGACGATCGCCTACCTGCCCGACCAGCACATCGCCGGGCTGTCCAAGTTGGCCTGGGTCGTGCAGCTGTTCGCCCGCTGTCTGCAGGTCCAGGAGCGGATGACCGGTCAGATCGCCGACTGGCTGGTGGAGAACCTCCGGCCGCGGGGCGCGGCGGTGCTGCTGCGCGCCGAGCACCTGTGCATGAGTCTGCGCGGCGCCCGCGCTCTAGGTGCGGTCACCACGACGTCCGCCTGCCGTGGAGCGCTCGCCGAAGACCGCCCGCGCCGGCGCGAGTGGCTGGAGCTGGTCGCCACGCTCCCCCGCTGA
- a CDS encoding GNAT family N-acetyltransferase, which yields MDDVEWLPAPLTASRVRVRRPQHGDEAALVALFTDEDVRQFVGGPLGTDDAQRRAARIVADGSWGDFVVEILAERAVIGSGDLRRKRGPWEISYQFDRAYWGLGLASEMLTALVSWFFAATDENLLIAVTQDANRRSAQLLERAGGRSSGTFQQYGAVQRRYEFRRGSVSCGGDA from the coding sequence ATGGACGACGTGGAATGGCTACCGGCGCCGCTGACCGCGTCCCGGGTTCGTGTCCGCCGCCCGCAGCACGGCGACGAGGCCGCGCTCGTCGCGCTGTTCACCGACGAGGACGTACGGCAGTTCGTCGGCGGTCCACTCGGCACGGACGACGCCCAGCGGCGCGCTGCTCGAATTGTTGCGGATGGCAGCTGGGGCGACTTTGTCGTCGAGATCCTGGCCGAGCGTGCGGTGATCGGCAGCGGAGATCTTCGGCGCAAACGCGGGCCGTGGGAGATCTCCTACCAGTTCGATCGTGCTTACTGGGGCCTCGGGCTGGCGTCCGAAATGCTCACCGCCCTGGTCTCATGGTTCTTCGCTGCCACGGACGAAAACCTGCTGATCGCGGTCACCCAGGACGCCAACCGGCGCTCAGCGCAGCTTCTGGAGCGTGCCGGAGGTCGGTCGAGTGGAACCTTCCAGCAGTACGGCGCGGTTCAGCGACGGTACGAGTTCCGACGAGGCAGCGTGTCTTGCGGGGGCGATGCATGA
- a CDS encoding phosphoribosyltransferase, whose translation MINVAGDSQPHMLGWVDFERAVADLADQVRADGAPEVVVGVLRGGMVPAVALAHTLAIRAVRAVEVVHTATDDTNATKYDRPQVFNPASLGNLAGLDVLVVDDVAGTGDTLKTAAALAIDVGAARVRTSAWIVNTANWRLSTAPEQALTYIAATVEGWVVFPWEKQ comes from the coding sequence GTGATCAACGTGGCCGGTGACTCTCAACCGCACATGCTGGGCTGGGTCGACTTCGAGCGGGCCGTCGCCGACCTGGCCGATCAGGTCCGCGCCGACGGGGCACCGGAGGTGGTCGTCGGCGTCCTGCGCGGCGGCATGGTGCCCGCCGTCGCACTGGCACACACGCTGGCCATCCGCGCGGTCCGCGCGGTCGAAGTCGTCCACACCGCCACCGACGACACCAATGCCACCAAGTACGACCGGCCCCAGGTGTTCAACCCAGCGAGTCTCGGCAACCTAGCAGGGCTCGACGTACTCGTCGTCGACGACGTTGCCGGGACCGGCGACACCCTTAAGACCGCCGCCGCGCTGGCCATTGACGTCGGCGCCGCCCGGGTCCGGACCAGCGCCTGGATCGTCAACACCGCCAACTGGCGTCTGTCGACAGCGCCGGAGCAGGCGCTGACCTACATCGCCGCCACCGTCGAAGGATGGGTGGTCTTCCCGTGGGAGAAGCAATGA
- a CDS encoding helix-turn-helix domain-containing protein, with amino-acid sequence MREDDRVGARVKLLRTLLGMTQKALAQRASVSTSLVSQVERGVVPASPGFIAAVARALDVAQPRLTGQPYRDEAADLISRHSLAPLRRELAAYRLPPAEDDPRPRPLCELRASVAALSAARHRSDLTTLGATAPGLLAELRAATHYFAPGPDRNAAYGLLAETYAAAGQLVWRLGHGDLSQGITDRYLWAADQSDDWLAQRVGDYQLAGELAAVGEWTGARRTVNAAIDDVETLLTGSTADPAVWAVWGNLHLKAGLIAARSGDADTAWTHHREAVDAVGRLDVPERDDYRLVFGRTSVAIWRVGLAVELQDGATALAAADDVHPPADYTAPERIGHFHIDAARAAVYHGDRARALGELLLARRVSPQQTRNHPMVRETMHALAYAERYASGTLREMATWVGMED; translated from the coding sequence ATGCGCGAGGACGATCGGGTGGGCGCGCGGGTCAAACTCCTCCGGACCCTCCTGGGCATGACGCAGAAGGCGCTAGCCCAGCGAGCGAGCGTATCCACAAGCTTGGTGTCGCAGGTGGAACGCGGTGTGGTGCCGGCCTCGCCTGGCTTCATCGCCGCGGTGGCGCGTGCCCTCGACGTCGCGCAGCCACGGTTGACCGGCCAGCCCTACCGAGATGAAGCCGCTGACCTAATCAGCCGTCATTCACTCGCCCCGCTACGCCGGGAACTGGCCGCCTACCGCCTTCCTCCGGCCGAGGACGATCCCCGGCCACGGCCGCTATGCGAACTGCGCGCGTCGGTCGCTGCCCTGTCCGCCGCGCGGCACCGATCGGACCTCACCACGCTCGGCGCGACGGCACCGGGACTCCTGGCTGAGCTCCGTGCTGCCACGCACTACTTCGCGCCCGGCCCGGATCGAAACGCCGCCTACGGGCTGCTCGCCGAGACCTACGCCGCTGCCGGCCAACTGGTTTGGCGGCTCGGACATGGAGACCTCTCGCAGGGCATCACCGATCGGTATCTGTGGGCGGCCGATCAGTCCGACGACTGGCTCGCCCAACGCGTCGGTGACTACCAACTCGCCGGAGAGCTGGCTGCCGTCGGGGAATGGACCGGCGCGCGCCGGACGGTGAACGCCGCGATCGACGACGTCGAAACGCTGCTGACCGGCAGCACGGCAGACCCTGCGGTCTGGGCGGTCTGGGGAAACCTGCATCTCAAAGCGGGCCTCATCGCCGCCCGCAGTGGAGACGCGGACACCGCGTGGACCCATCATCGCGAAGCCGTCGACGCGGTGGGTCGGCTCGACGTTCCCGAGCGCGATGACTACCGGCTGGTGTTCGGACGAACGAGCGTGGCCATCTGGCGCGTCGGCCTAGCGGTCGAGCTTCAGGACGGCGCGACAGCACTCGCGGCCGCCGACGACGTACATCCGCCGGCTGACTACACCGCCCCGGAACGCATCGGTCATTTTCATATCGATGCCGCGCGCGCTGCCGTCTACCACGGTGACCGGGCTCGGGCGCTGGGGGAACTCCTGCTCGCGCGCAGGGTCAGTCCCCAGCAGACCCGGAATCATCCGATGGTGCGCGAAACCATGCACGCGCTGGCGTACGCCGAACGGTACGCATCAGGCACCCTTCGAGAAATGGCTACCTGGGTCGGCATGGAGGATTGA
- a CDS encoding C40 family peptidase, producing the protein MRLNPLAPRTTGRHRAPTPTGCAYGSPHCHRSRHGLRGLAAMLPLLLAATGLLTGAGILPAGNRETQARPILPESAPTGAPIPDAQEPSAPASNVPSPGPTGPLPNDGDQPPPAPAVPTPPGTSPITAQVRQHEAATEAVAERLEDARVDLQALTNEQTAAATRLAQAASDLDTARIAVDTASRDSYITAARRPAGLPADPRDTMFGHADARSDAALAALRVAETRHQQATAESDRATAATVHQQQTVTDLSADLTHRGQELDKLRAAHQPILAADRRRQEATDAADAARYLHDADGRAADAALKAVEFALAQRGKPYEWGAEGPDRYDCSGLVQTAYAHAGIHLPRTARPQYRATPAVPVTALLPGDLLFFATDKTNWNTIHHVAIYLGHGRMLHAPTTGDVVRIAPVWWAEFYAATRVVVPAPTTPAASPHPARTPTPSRPATPTRAPVSPTVFPTGPAATAPPSPAPTTTTAPPLPASTPAAPDTPAPAPSETPALPSPAPPAVSPTESPLPSPSPTAAAP; encoded by the coding sequence GTGCGACTGAACCCGCTCGCGCCCCGCACCACCGGCCGCCACCGGGCACCCACGCCCACCGGCTGCGCCTACGGATCACCGCACTGCCACCGCAGCAGACACGGTCTCCGCGGCCTCGCCGCCATGCTGCCGCTGCTGCTCGCCGCGACCGGACTGCTCACCGGCGCGGGCATCCTCCCTGCCGGCAACCGCGAGACCCAGGCTCGCCCGATCCTGCCCGAAAGCGCACCAACCGGCGCTCCGATTCCCGACGCTCAGGAGCCCAGCGCGCCAGCGTCAAACGTCCCGTCTCCAGGTCCGACCGGCCCGCTCCCGAACGACGGCGACCAGCCGCCCCCCGCACCCGCCGTACCCACACCACCAGGCACCTCCCCGATCACCGCCCAGGTCCGCCAGCACGAAGCCGCCACCGAAGCGGTCGCGGAACGCCTCGAAGACGCCCGCGTCGATCTGCAAGCCCTGACCAACGAACAGACCGCCGCCGCCACCAGGCTCGCTCAGGCCGCCAGCGACCTCGACACCGCACGCATCGCAGTGGACACGGCATCCCGCGACTCCTACATCACCGCCGCGCGGCGCCCCGCCGGACTACCGGCCGACCCCCGCGACACCATGTTCGGACACGCCGACGCCCGCTCGGACGCCGCCCTCGCCGCCTTACGCGTCGCCGAAACACGCCACCAGCAGGCCACCGCCGAGTCCGACCGTGCCACCGCGGCCACCGTCCACCAGCAGCAGACCGTCACCGACCTGTCCGCGGACCTCACCCACCGCGGCCAGGAACTCGACAAACTCCGCGCGGCCCACCAGCCGATACTCGCCGCCGACCGGCGCCGCCAGGAAGCCACCGACGCCGCGGACGCCGCCCGCTACCTGCACGACGCGGACGGCCGCGCCGCCGACGCTGCGCTCAAGGCCGTCGAGTTCGCGCTGGCCCAACGCGGAAAGCCTTACGAATGGGGCGCTGAAGGCCCCGACCGCTACGACTGCTCCGGCCTCGTCCAAACCGCCTACGCCCACGCCGGTATCCACCTGCCCCGCACCGCCCGGCCCCAATACCGCGCCACCCCCGCCGTCCCCGTCACCGCGTTACTCCCCGGGGACCTGCTGTTCTTCGCCACCGACAAAACCAACTGGAACACCATCCACCACGTGGCCATTTACCTCGGCCACGGCCGCATGCTCCACGCCCCCACCACCGGCGACGTCGTCCGGATCGCACCGGTCTGGTGGGCCGAGTTCTACGCCGCCACCCGCGTCGTCGTTCCCGCTCCCACAACGCCGGCCGCCAGTCCACACCCCGCCCGGACGCCCACACCCTCGCGCCCAGCCACGCCGACCCGCGCCCCGGTGTCCCCAACCGTGTTCCCGACCGGCCCCGCGGCCACCGCGCCTCCCTCACCCGCGCCCACCACGACGACCGCACCCCCGCTCCCCGCCTCGACACCCGCGGCGCCCGACACACCGGCCCCGGCGCCCTCCGAGACACCCGCGCTGCCCAGCCCCGCACCACCCGCCGTCTCCCCGACTGAGTCACCGCTGCCGTCGCCGAGCCCGACAGCCGCCGCTCCATGA
- a CDS encoding 6-pyruvoyl trahydropterin synthase family protein: MSRYAIGKSFAFSASHQLPGLPEGHQCGRLHGHNYTVEVELEAETLEFPGFVTDFGDLAPFKAYLDATFDHRHLNDVLDEPPTSERLAAHLATWLERELLPQVGGRLVSVRVSETPTSWAKFSPSPGGGS, encoded by the coding sequence ATGAGTCGATACGCCATCGGGAAGTCCTTCGCGTTCAGCGCCAGCCATCAGCTCCCTGGCCTGCCTGAAGGACACCAGTGCGGCCGCCTCCACGGCCACAACTACACCGTCGAGGTAGAGCTGGAGGCCGAGACGCTTGAGTTCCCGGGGTTCGTCACCGACTTCGGGGACCTCGCGCCGTTCAAGGCGTACCTGGACGCGACGTTCGATCACCGTCATCTCAACGATGTTCTCGACGAGCCGCCCACCAGTGAGCGCCTCGCCGCGCATCTCGCGACCTGGCTGGAACGCGAGCTCTTGCCGCAGGTCGGTGGACGGCTGGTGTCCGTTCGTGTGTCGGAGACGCCGACGAGCTGGGCGAAGTTCTCCCCGAGTCCTGGCGGCGGGTCATGA
- a CDS encoding 7-carboxy-7-deazaguanine synthase QueE: MTAAAAAPAPTNAEVTLRVAELFGPTLQGEGPSAGQRAVFVRLSGCNLDCGWCDTPYTWDWARFDPAQESRTLPVQAVLDWILGRDTDLVVITGGEPLIQHARLTPLAQALAAAGRRIEIETNGTIAPPDRLIECVERFNVSPKLGGSGVPIGRRIRPAALEALRGTGKAVFKFVIGAPEDLAELADLQARFGLAPVWVMPQGTHPADVVEGLRALAEPTLAHGWNLSSRLHVLVWGDQRGR, encoded by the coding sequence ATGACCGCGGCCGCCGCTGCACCGGCGCCGACCAACGCCGAGGTGACGCTGCGGGTCGCCGAGCTGTTCGGTCCGACCCTGCAGGGCGAGGGCCCGTCGGCCGGCCAGCGGGCCGTCTTCGTGCGCCTGTCGGGGTGCAACCTCGACTGCGGCTGGTGCGACACCCCCTACACCTGGGACTGGGCCCGGTTCGACCCCGCGCAAGAGTCGCGGACTCTCCCGGTGCAGGCCGTGCTGGACTGGATCCTCGGCCGCGACACCGATCTCGTCGTGATCACCGGCGGCGAACCGCTCATCCAGCATGCCCGCCTGACCCCTCTCGCCCAGGCGCTGGCCGCGGCCGGGCGGCGCATCGAGATCGAGACCAACGGCACGATCGCGCCCCCCGATCGCCTCATCGAATGCGTGGAGCGGTTCAACGTCTCTCCCAAACTCGGCGGATCCGGTGTCCCGATCGGGCGCCGGATCCGGCCCGCCGCCCTCGAGGCGCTGCGCGGCACCGGTAAAGCGGTGTTCAAGTTCGTCATCGGCGCCCCCGAGGACCTCGCGGAACTCGCCGACTTGCAGGCGCGCTTCGGCCTCGCGCCGGTATGGGTCATGCCGCAAGGTACGCACCCCGCTGACGTCGTGGAGGGCCTTCGCGCGCTCGCCGAGCCGACCTTGGCGCACGGCTGGAACCTCAGCTCCCGCCTGCATGTCCTGGTGTGGGGTGATCAACGTGGCCGGTGA
- a CDS encoding class I SAM-dependent methyltransferase, with protein MSATAARSDTPTETGVDDRHLTRPGTPMIGPYSTNQMDDFYAALSRGEAKPSGLMNLLQHLLVAEQCAPGSRVLDVCCGRGLALPLLYRYAPQIAGYVGLDISTDNLTEARDRIDALRTAYGDLFPVNLLECDVAEPWPALPSFTVALYTSALEHLPFELGAQSLRNTAAALAPGGVLYLSTPAAVGPPPRPLQYRVHVYEWSRDEVEQVVSDAGLIVEDVIGLLPPERDVVEGALAGRYGDAAADWYRDLADRVPAALLDAVSAVAVPDVATELLFVCRRPA; from the coding sequence ATGAGCGCGACCGCCGCCCGATCCGACACCCCGACCGAGACGGGCGTGGACGATCGCCACCTGACCCGGCCCGGCACCCCCATGATCGGGCCCTATAGCACCAACCAGATGGACGACTTCTACGCCGCGCTCAGCCGCGGTGAGGCCAAGCCGTCGGGCCTGATGAATCTCCTGCAGCACCTCCTCGTCGCCGAGCAGTGCGCGCCAGGTTCCCGGGTACTGGATGTGTGCTGCGGCCGCGGACTGGCGTTACCGCTGCTCTACCGCTACGCCCCGCAGATCGCCGGATACGTCGGACTGGACATCAGCACCGACAACCTCACCGAAGCCCGCGACCGGATCGACGCTCTGCGCACCGCGTACGGCGACCTCTTCCCGGTGAATTTGCTGGAGTGCGACGTGGCCGAGCCCTGGCCGGCGTTGCCCTCGTTCACCGTCGCCCTCTACACCTCCGCCCTGGAGCACCTGCCGTTCGAACTCGGCGCGCAGAGCCTGCGCAACACCGCCGCGGCGCTCGCGCCCGGCGGCGTGCTCTACCTCTCCACCCCCGCGGCCGTCGGTCCCCCGCCCCGTCCGCTGCAGTACCGGGTCCACGTCTACGAGTGGTCCCGCGACGAGGTCGAGCAGGTGGTCAGCGACGCCGGCCTGATCGTCGAGGACGTGATCGGCCTGCTGCCACCCGAACGCGACGTGGTGGAGGGTGCGCTCGCCGGTCGGTACGGCGACGCCGCGGCCGACTGGTATCGCGATCTGGCCGACCGTGTGCCCGCTGCGCTGTTGGATGCAGTCTCGGCCGTCGCCGTGCCTGACGTGGCTACGGAGCTGCTGTTCGTCTGTCGGAGGCCGGCATGA
- a CDS encoding response regulator transcription factor, translating into MTDLGAPVSASSGLRVAVVDDHPTTRAGTKLLLTEAGYRVVAEAGTLAEAHAILAADTVPAVLVLDLNLPDGHALRHLPELRRRAPGVPILILSAQDDLPVVRAVLAAGAAGFVLKDAPAAVLAAAVAEVAAGGTYVQPQLAARLARGPQPVAAGLSEREQAAIRLWADGHTNAQVAQTLSVSVRTVESIRADLRTRLGLNDRAQIAAYARTQLPH; encoded by the coding sequence ATGACCGACCTCGGCGCGCCCGTCTCCGCATCATCCGGGTTGCGGGTGGCCGTCGTCGATGACCACCCGACGACCCGGGCGGGCACCAAGCTGCTGCTCACTGAAGCCGGCTACCGGGTGGTAGCGGAGGCCGGCACGCTCGCCGAGGCGCACGCGATCCTCGCCGCGGATACCGTCCCGGCGGTGCTGGTCCTGGATTTGAATCTGCCGGACGGGCACGCGCTGCGCCATCTGCCAGAGCTACGTCGCCGAGCACCCGGAGTGCCGATTCTGATCCTGTCCGCGCAGGACGACCTGCCGGTCGTGCGGGCGGTCCTCGCCGCAGGCGCGGCCGGGTTCGTGCTGAAGGATGCCCCCGCGGCGGTGCTCGCAGCGGCCGTCGCGGAAGTCGCGGCGGGCGGGACCTATGTGCAGCCTCAATTGGCCGCCCGGCTGGCTCGCGGCCCTCAGCCGGTCGCGGCCGGGTTGAGCGAGCGCGAGCAGGCGGCGATCCGCCTCTGGGCCGACGGACACACGAACGCCCAGGTCGCCCAGACGTTGTCGGTCAGCGTCCGGACGGTGGAATCCATCCGCGCCGACCTACGGACCCGCCTTGGGCTCAACGATCGCGCGCAGATCGCGGCCTATGCCCGCACGCAGCTCCCCCACTGA
- a CDS encoding sensor histidine kinase — translation MSFSPPVSATPTVQPLRQRLTSACVILLVAAVSLDHRPIPRLADTAVAVAGTALAAGLALRAAPRTRVLYLAGALFGVAVALSSLPIRGDLPIVGSGRAFYLPALVLVAIAGVLAWPELRAALSQDREKIRTAAVENSRAHTSRELHDETLQALIHLRRSLEHAAADPDVDELRQAAKDGAALAAEQIIALRDIIADLHPSLLTDLGLDAALETLADRIARRHPELSVEYRSEPPGSSETVDTATALAMYRIAQEALTNAVKHSGATHIVLSFTQHGTDLTLQVTDNGTGLTQPTGSTPPRRAARPRDAGDSGGIGIAALHARAALHDGHITIDSPASDRPGTPGTIVTAHLRSDPHRVVRESTAV, via the coding sequence GTGTCTTTTTCACCGCCGGTTAGCGCCACGCCGACGGTTCAGCCTCTACGGCAGCGGCTGACCAGCGCCTGCGTCATCCTCCTCGTCGCCGCCGTCAGCCTCGACCACCGCCCCATACCGCGCCTCGCCGACACGGCCGTCGCGGTGGCCGGCACCGCGTTGGCCGCGGGGCTGGCGCTGCGCGCCGCCCCACGTACCCGGGTCCTCTATCTGGCTGGCGCGCTGTTCGGGGTAGCGGTCGCGCTCTCCAGCCTGCCGATCCGCGGAGATCTACCGATCGTGGGCTCTGGGCGGGCGTTCTATCTGCCTGCCCTGGTCCTGGTCGCGATCGCCGGGGTGCTGGCCTGGCCGGAACTGCGGGCGGCGCTCAGCCAGGACCGGGAGAAGATCCGCACCGCCGCGGTGGAAAACAGCCGCGCCCACACCAGCAGGGAACTGCACGACGAAACCCTGCAGGCACTCATCCACCTGCGGCGCAGCCTCGAGCACGCCGCCGCCGACCCCGACGTCGACGAGCTGCGACAGGCCGCCAAAGACGGCGCCGCGCTGGCCGCCGAGCAGATCATCGCGCTGCGCGACATCATCGCCGACCTGCACCCCTCCCTGCTCACCGACCTGGGTCTGGACGCCGCCCTCGAAACACTGGCCGATCGCATTGCCCGGCGACACCCCGAACTCTCCGTCGAGTACCGATCCGAGCCGCCGGGGAGCTCGGAGACGGTCGATACCGCGACCGCGTTGGCCATGTACCGGATCGCGCAGGAAGCACTGACCAACGCCGTCAAACACAGCGGCGCCACCCACATCGTCCTCAGCTTCACCCAGCACGGCACCGACCTCACCCTGCAAGTCACCGACAACGGCACCGGCCTCACCCAGCCCACCGGCAGTACTCCGCCGCGGCGCGCGGCGCGGCCCCGCGACGCAGGCGACTCTGGTGGCATTGGTATTGCTGCCTTGCATGCCCGCGCAGCCCTCCATGACGGCCACATCACCATCGACAGTCCCGCATCCGACCGCCCGGGCACCCCAGGGACCATCGTCACCGCGCATCTGCGCAGCGACCCCCACCGAGTCGTTCGCGAGTCAACGGCGGTGTGA